The following are encoded together in the Bacteroidales bacterium MB20-C3-3 genome:
- the mnmH gene encoding tRNA 2-selenouridine(34) synthase MnmH, with product MAKVLTAEEFIIKAKSLPVLDVRSPGEYVQGHIPGALSLPLFNDEERAKVGTLYKQQGKIISVQKGLEFVGPKLKGFTKFALKLNSPEILVHCWRGGMRSSSMAWLLETVGLKVSLLEEGYKGYRKLVHSSFSAPLKILLLGGYTGSGKTELLQLLQGSGEQILDLEGLANHKGSAFGSLGQPNQPSTEQFENLLHSEIAKLDTSHHVWVEDESRNVGKVFIPQPFWDQMRSSPLIRVDVPYEIRLARLMRDYACFEAEGLAASIKKIEKRLGFDKCKKALDACNSGDIEQSARICLDYYDSAYGSQLDTRFGDRESLPSVKMDSLDGENILEELKNLAKKIVFN from the coding sequence ATGGCAAAGGTACTAACAGCTGAAGAGTTTATCATTAAGGCGAAGAGCCTTCCCGTGCTGGATGTAAGATCCCCCGGAGAGTATGTTCAGGGACATATTCCGGGGGCTCTCTCTTTACCCCTGTTTAACGATGAAGAGAGGGCGAAAGTAGGGACACTTTACAAACAGCAGGGCAAAATTATATCTGTTCAGAAAGGGCTTGAATTTGTTGGTCCTAAACTTAAGGGATTCACAAAATTTGCACTTAAACTTAACTCACCTGAGATTCTGGTTCACTGCTGGAGAGGTGGAATGAGATCCTCCTCAATGGCGTGGTTACTTGAGACTGTCGGGCTAAAGGTCTCTCTTCTGGAGGAGGGTTACAAAGGATACAGAAAATTGGTGCATAGCAGTTTTTCTGCTCCGTTAAAAATTCTTCTTCTGGGAGGCTACACCGGATCCGGAAAAACAGAACTACTGCAATTACTGCAGGGTTCAGGTGAGCAGATCCTTGATCTCGAAGGGCTGGCTAACCACAAAGGTTCAGCTTTTGGATCTCTTGGACAACCAAATCAGCCATCTACAGAACAGTTTGAAAATTTACTTCACTCAGAGATTGCAAAGCTTGATACTAGCCATCATGTATGGGTCGAAGACGAGAGCAGAAATGTTGGCAAGGTATTTATTCCTCAGCCCTTCTGGGACCAGATGAGGTCATCGCCTCTTATTAGGGTAGATGTACCTTACGAGATCCGCCTGGCAAGATTAATGAGGGATTACGCATGCTTTGAAGCAGAGGGGCTTGCTGCTTCTATTAAAAAGATAGAGAAGCGCCTCGGCTTTGACAAATGTAAAAAGGCACTTGATGCATGCAATTCCGGTGACATAGAACAATCAGCCAGAATATGCCTGGACTATTATGATTCGGCCTATGGCAGCCAGTTGGACACACGGTTTGGTGACAGGGAATCTCTGCCATCTGTAAAAATGGATTCACTGGATGGGGAGAATATCTTAGAGGAGTTAAAAAACCTAGCGAAAAAAATTGTTTTTAATTAG
- a CDS encoding outer membrane protein transport protein translates to MKLKKISMFIMANLIGLSLMAEGYQLNTQSARQLGMGHLGTALKLGGESMLFNPAGLSYMEGKVDLSLGATAIFSKVKFTSGNYSAETDNPIGTPLFGYAGFKIIDNLYAGVSITNPAGNSLVWPDNWTGSTYIQNISLKVFSVQPTISYKFNDHLSIGAGLMADFGSMEMSKGIMPVGSVAAFLPLLPAQYHPIINNNLNVSPLDMNLSGKSGIGLGFNIGILYSPTERLSIGLSYRSKVMMKLEGGSAAISYGSPELQTLFGMLSQSPNFPAAIKGAIALNGAEFDAELPIPSNTNLGIAWKATDKMLLSAELQYVGWKAYDTLSIVFPNVKMNSPKNFSNTMIYRLGAEFYCTKNFIARAGFVYDNTPSDLTLYTPDSPGSDKISVTTGFTYKAAKFMDVDFAFQYNQGVKTNGKYIQNNATLFGGDYKTTAFLPSLGLRFKF, encoded by the coding sequence ATGAAACTGAAGAAAATTTCAATGTTTATTATGGCCAATCTGATTGGCCTGTCGCTGATGGCTGAAGGCTACCAGCTAAACACTCAGAGTGCACGCCAGCTTGGAATGGGGCATCTGGGAACAGCTTTAAAGCTGGGTGGAGAGAGTATGCTGTTTAACCCTGCAGGGTTATCATATATGGAGGGTAAGGTAGATTTGTCTTTAGGAGCTACTGCCATATTCTCTAAAGTAAAGTTTACATCAGGCAACTACAGTGCTGAGACAGATAATCCTATTGGAACTCCCCTTTTTGGTTATGCCGGATTTAAGATTATTGACAACCTTTATGCAGGGGTAAGTATTACAAATCCCGCCGGTAACTCTCTTGTGTGGCCGGATAACTGGACAGGCTCAACATATATCCAGAACATATCGCTGAAGGTTTTTTCTGTACAGCCAACTATTTCATATAAGTTCAATGACCACCTTAGTATTGGTGCAGGACTTATGGCTGATTTTGGAAGTATGGAGATGAGTAAAGGGATAATGCCTGTGGGATCAGTTGCAGCTTTCCTTCCACTTCTTCCTGCACAGTATCACCCAATAATTAATAATAATCTGAATGTCTCTCCGCTTGATATGAACCTGAGCGGAAAATCAGGAATAGGGCTGGGATTTAATATCGGCATCCTGTACAGTCCTACAGAGAGGCTTAGTATAGGACTTTCATACCGCTCAAAGGTTATGATGAAACTTGAGGGAGGAAGTGCCGCAATAAGCTATGGATCTCCTGAGTTACAAACTCTTTTTGGGATGCTTTCACAGAGTCCTAACTTCCCTGCAGCAATCAAAGGTGCAATTGCGCTGAATGGTGCAGAATTTGACGCAGAGTTGCCAATACCTTCTAATACAAATCTGGGTATTGCATGGAAAGCTACTGACAAGATGTTACTGTCGGCAGAACTGCAATATGTGGGGTGGAAGGCTTATGATACCTTATCAATCGTTTTCCCTAATGTAAAAATGAACTCTCCGAAGAATTTCTCAAACACTATGATTTACCGTTTGGGAGCAGAATTTTACTGTACTAAGAATTTTATTGCAAGAGCCGGATTTGTTTATGATAATACCCCTTCTGACCTGACTCTTTATACTCCTGATTCTCCGGGGTCTGATAAGATAAGCGTCACTACAGGTTTTACTTATAAAGCGGCTAAGTTTATGGATGTCGATTTTGCTTTCCAGTATAACCAAGGTGTTAAAACAAACGGAAAGTATATCCAGAATAATGCAACCCTTTTTGGAGGAGACTACAAGACAACTGCCTTCCTGCCATCACTTGGACTTAGATTCAAATTCTAG
- a CDS encoding DUF1343 domain-containing protein, which produces MKKVFLTGLTLFLATLLIAGNIKTGAESISEYLPLLKGKKVAVLTNQTGIIGKSHLVDSLVSLKVNIVAILSPEHGFRGDADAGEHVASSIDEKTGIPIKSLYEGNTGKPSADLMKTIDVMVFDLQDVGVRFYTYLTTMARMMEACAESGVKMIVLDRPNPIGFYVDGPILDMKYKSGVGWLPIPTVHGMTLGELAGMINGEKWLKDGIQCDVTVIKCKNYTHASMYQLPVKPSPNLPDMRSIYLYPSTCYFEATPVSLGRGTTEAFQMYGHPNMKGYKFSFTPKSIPGAKFPPQLNRECYGVDLRTTPSIEEINKAGINLEYVIDAYNNLNLDDHFFRSFFELLIGQGYVRKMIKEGKSAAEIKAMWAGDVAKFKEQRRPYLLYPEN; this is translated from the coding sequence ATGAAAAAAGTATTTTTAACCGGATTAACTCTGTTTCTTGCAACTCTGCTTATTGCCGGAAACATTAAAACAGGGGCGGAATCTATAAGCGAATACCTCCCTCTTTTAAAGGGCAAAAAAGTGGCAGTTCTGACAAACCAAACAGGAATAATTGGAAAATCACACCTTGTGGACTCCCTCGTCTCCCTCAAGGTAAACATCGTTGCTATACTATCTCCGGAACATGGTTTCAGAGGTGATGCGGATGCAGGTGAGCATGTAGCAAGTTCAATTGATGAAAAGACCGGAATCCCAATCAAATCACTTTACGAGGGAAACACCGGCAAACCATCTGCAGATCTAATGAAGACAATTGATGTAATGGTTTTTGATCTTCAGGATGTTGGTGTAAGATTTTATACCTACCTCACAACAATGGCCAGAATGATGGAGGCATGTGCAGAGAGCGGAGTAAAGATGATTGTCCTTGACAGACCAAATCCAATAGGATTTTATGTTGACGGCCCTATCCTTGATATGAAGTATAAATCAGGAGTCGGCTGGCTTCCTATCCCTACAGTTCACGGCATGACCCTTGGTGAGCTGGCGGGCATGATTAATGGTGAAAAATGGCTAAAAGATGGGATTCAGTGCGATGTTACAGTTATCAAGTGCAAAAACTATACACATGCAAGTATGTATCAGCTCCCTGTTAAACCATCCCCTAACCTTCCTGATATGAGATCAATTTATCTCTATCCTTCAACCTGTTATTTTGAAGCTACTCCGGTGAGTTTGGGAAGGGGTACAACTGAAGCGTTCCAGATGTACGGACATCCTAATATGAAGGGATACAAATTCTCATTTACCCCTAAAAGCATCCCGGGAGCAAAATTTCCACCTCAGCTTAACAGAGAGTGTTACGGTGTGGACCTTAGAACAACGCCTTCAATTGAAGAGATTAACAAGGCAGGAATTAATCTGGAATATGTAATTGATGCTTATAACAACCTAAACCTTGACGACCATTTCTTCCGCTCTTTCTTTGAGCTTCTTATTGGCCAGGGATATGTGCGCAAAATGATTAAAGAGGGTAAGTCAGCAGCAGAGATCAAGGCTATGTGGGCAGGAGATGTTGCAAAATTTAAGGAGCAGAGACGCCCTTACCTGTTATATCCTGAGAACTAA
- the selD gene encoding selenide, water dikinase SelD, translating into MSKENTRLTQFSPGAGCGCKIAPKDLEEILKGSVSGLNFPNLIVGNDSKDDAAVYDIGDGKAIISTTDFFTPIVDNARDFGRISATNAISDIYAMGGKPIMAIAILGWPLEKLPGSLAADVVAGAREVCDNAGIPLAGGHSINISDPIFGLAVTGIVDTNRVKKNSGAKEGSILFLTKPIGIGLVTTAEKFGLAKDDDKACALKLMTTLNSPGMAISELDEVTALTDVTGFGLMGHAIEMAEGSGLTAEIEFNSIPRIDGASYYIEKECIPGGTFRNYASYGHKSGSVTENQKMLLCDPQTSGGLLIAVLPEGVEKLEKTASREGFPLYRIGSLKRRTSEEYIEII; encoded by the coding sequence ATGAGCAAGGAAAATACACGCCTTACACAATTCAGTCCCGGGGCAGGCTGCGGATGCAAAATAGCCCCTAAAGATCTCGAAGAGATTCTGAAAGGAAGTGTTTCCGGACTCAATTTTCCAAATCTGATCGTGGGAAACGACAGCAAAGATGATGCTGCAGTATACGATATTGGTGACGGGAAGGCTATAATCAGCACAACAGATTTCTTTACTCCTATTGTGGATAATGCCAGAGATTTTGGACGGATTTCAGCGACTAATGCAATATCAGACATATACGCAATGGGTGGCAAGCCTATAATGGCTATTGCAATACTGGGATGGCCTCTTGAAAAACTTCCCGGATCACTTGCTGCTGATGTTGTAGCAGGAGCAAGAGAGGTCTGCGACAATGCAGGTATTCCTCTTGCAGGCGGGCATAGTATAAATATATCCGATCCGATATTCGGCCTTGCCGTAACCGGAATTGTTGATACAAACAGAGTAAAAAAGAACAGCGGAGCAAAGGAGGGATCAATACTATTCCTTACCAAGCCGATAGGAATCGGCCTCGTTACTACAGCTGAAAAGTTTGGACTTGCAAAAGACGACGATAAGGCCTGTGCACTTAAACTTATGACAACTCTGAATTCTCCCGGGATGGCAATATCTGAACTTGATGAGGTAACCGCTCTCACAGATGTTACAGGATTTGGATTGATGGGACACGCCATTGAAATGGCTGAGGGGAGCGGCTTAACAGCCGAGATTGAATTCAACAGTATCCCCAGAATTGACGGAGCCTCTTATTACATTGAAAAGGAGTGTATCCCGGGAGGGACATTCAGAAACTATGCAAGCTACGGACATAAGTCCGGCTCTGTAACTGAAAACCAAAAAATGCTTCTTTGTGATCCTCAGACCAGCGGAGGATTATTGATTGCCGTACTTCCCGAGGGGGTGGAAAAACTTGAAAAAACAGCAAGCAGAGAGGGCTTCCCTCTTTATAGGATAGGCTCTCTCAAGAGGCGTACATCTGAGGAGTATATTGAGATTATATAG